The following proteins come from a genomic window of Thermoproteus sp.:
- a CDS encoding type II/IV secretion system protein: MILHGSPEEVIKALKEEAERLISLKGHDPYLDKFIDSKLRILKECIEKTKKIIYYNNNIQIIAVNNCYIIEI, translated from the coding sequence GTGATACTCCACGGAAGCCCTGAGGAGGTCATTAAGGCATTGAAGGAGGAGGCAGAGAGGTTGATTTCCCTCAAAGGCCACGATCCCTATCTCGATAAATTTATTGATTCCAAACTACGTATATTGAAAGAATGTATTGAAAAAACTAAGAAAATTATATATTATAATAATAATATCCAAATTATTGCTGTTAATAATTGTTATATAATTGAGATATGA
- the hisD gene encoding histidinol dehydrogenase translates to MREPFPQHVLEAAERIVDDVRQRGLAAALEWSKRLDGVEPAEVVVPPAPRQDVDPSVVAAALEAARSLERLYEKMRPPDIADYYEGVLRSVVWRPVGRAALYVPARYISTLIMLAVPARVAGVSELYVVTPPKGVTPELLAVAEKLGVKGVVALGGPQGLAYAAFGLGADILAGPGGLYVQAAKYVLSRYVGIDGIEGPTELVTYAEGVEPGRAVAGILAQLEHGPTSFALFLSRDSWLVEEVSRIYSMEKTSSMGPLEARRVSSLEEAARIIDEMAPEHLEVWGAPQLAYMVRNVGAISINAPSPLLDYAAGISHVLPTGGTARWRGIITPMTFMKPIGIAWPLGDTKLKAAALRLAEYEGFRRHADALR, encoded by the coding sequence ATGCGCGAGCCGTTTCCGCAACACGTTTTGGAGGCCGCCGAGAGGATAGTGGATGACGTGAGGCAGAGGGGGCTCGCCGCGGCCCTCGAGTGGTCTAAGAGGCTGGACGGGGTGGAGCCGGCCGAGGTCGTAGTGCCGCCAGCCCCCCGCCAGGACGTCGACCCGTCGGTCGTGGCGGCCGCCCTCGAGGCCGCCAGATCCCTTGAAAGGCTTTATGAGAAGATGAGGCCGCCCGACATCGCCGACTACTACGAGGGGGTCTTGAGGTCTGTGGTCTGGAGGCCTGTGGGGAGGGCGGCCCTCTACGTGCCCGCTCGCTATATCTCTACTTTGATCATGCTGGCCGTCCCCGCCAGGGTGGCCGGGGTTTCAGAGCTATATGTGGTCACTCCGCCTAAGGGCGTTACGCCGGAGCTTTTGGCGGTGGCCGAGAAGCTGGGCGTCAAGGGCGTCGTCGCCCTCGGCGGCCCTCAAGGACTCGCCTATGCGGCGTTCGGGCTGGGGGCGGACATACTGGCCGGTCCCGGCGGCCTATACGTGCAGGCCGCTAAGTACGTCCTCTCTAGATATGTGGGCATAGACGGCATAGAGGGCCCCACCGAGCTCGTGACATACGCCGAGGGCGTAGAGCCCGGCCGTGCTGTCGCCGGGATCCTCGCGCAGCTGGAACACGGCCCGACCTCCTTCGCTTTATTCCTCTCAAGGGACTCCTGGCTCGTAGAGGAGGTGTCTAGGATATATTCCATGGAGAAAACGAGCTCCATGGGACCCCTTGAGGCCAGGAGGGTCTCGTCGCTGGAGGAGGCAGCGCGCATCATCGACGAGATGGCCCCCGAGCACTTAGAAGTGTGGGGCGCCCCCCAGCTGGCCTATATGGTCAGAAACGTCGGCGCGATTTCGATAAACGCGCCGAGCCCCCTGCTGGACTACGCGGCGGGCATATCGCACGTCCTCCCGACAGGCGGCACCGCCAGGTGGCGCGGCATAATCACGCCTATGACCTTCATGAAGCCGATAGGGATCGCGTGGCCTCTCGGCGACACTAAACTCAAGGCGGCCGCCTTGAGGCTGGCTGAGTACGAGGGCTTTAGGCGCCACGCCGACGCGTTGAGATGA
- a CDS encoding type II/IV secretion system ATPase subunit, whose translation MSAPRTLGFRMEQCPGIPVEDYGVEGARITIHKYEDGFCYSVNFAFPYSDKVGEYVYKIIEYLTARQVVRPNMTREELGKLIEMAMADVGVPRPLRAPVRFYVQLEAADYSYLTPLLYDMRLENVNINGTDSPIYVDHRDYGYNIRTNVIPTDKEVLLRIVSRVYAETGRPLNEQYPIQDTFLRLPNGALLRFATAMSGKTSRNPPYVSVRIQPPEPISPTKLIKNKTISALGLAYLWYLFENLKSIMIIGGTGSGKTTLLNALLVLLPHKRIAVAEETPEIRLPKSFTNSVLLFTSPLYDYQKNLPGSESAIYLIDLVRYLLRARPDIVVIGESRGREIHELIQGILTGHGGATTFHAEDMVEAFMRMTGEAMGVSPEHISAFSVVAVVKKFDWGRRVTSLTEVVWLRAYPYPALNRIKIKEEEFGLVEVGIYDRNKDLFTVDLKRSFWLQRLGGYEEVMTRAELLQALADKGVLDAEAVAEAVRQYYRLKKKA comes from the coding sequence ATGAGCGCCCCCCGCACTCTAGGCTTCAGAATGGAGCAATGCCCCGGCATACCCGTGGAGGACTACGGAGTGGAGGGCGCGAGGATAACCATACATAAATACGAAGACGGCTTCTGCTACTCCGTAAACTTCGCCTTTCCGTATTCCGACAAGGTGGGAGAATACGTCTATAAGATCATCGAGTACCTCACGGCGAGACAGGTCGTTAGGCCCAATATGACCAGGGAGGAGCTCGGGAAGCTCATCGAGATGGCTATGGCCGACGTGGGGGTCCCCAGACCGCTGAGGGCGCCTGTGCGTTTTTACGTCCAGCTGGAGGCCGCCGACTATTCGTACCTCACCCCCCTGCTGTACGACATGAGGCTGGAGAACGTCAACATAAACGGGACGGACAGCCCCATCTATGTAGACCATAGGGACTACGGCTACAACATAAGGACCAACGTGATCCCGACGGATAAGGAGGTCCTCCTCAGAATAGTGAGCAGAGTTTACGCCGAGACGGGCAGACCCCTCAACGAGCAGTACCCAATACAGGACACGTTTTTGAGGTTGCCCAACGGGGCTCTGTTGAGATTCGCGACGGCGATGTCCGGAAAGACCTCTCGCAATCCGCCGTACGTCTCGGTCCGTATACAGCCGCCGGAGCCCATATCTCCCACCAAGCTCATTAAGAACAAGACCATCTCGGCGTTGGGGCTGGCCTATTTGTGGTACCTCTTCGAGAACCTCAAGTCCATTATGATCATAGGAGGCACGGGCTCCGGCAAGACGACGCTCCTAAACGCCCTGCTGGTGTTACTGCCCCACAAGCGCATAGCGGTGGCCGAGGAGACCCCTGAGATACGCCTCCCCAAGAGCTTCACCAACTCGGTCCTCCTCTTCACCTCGCCGCTCTACGACTACCAGAAGAACCTCCCGGGCTCCGAATCTGCGATATACCTCATAGACCTAGTCCGCTATTTGCTACGCGCGAGGCCCGATATAGTGGTGATAGGCGAGAGCCGCGGCCGCGAGATACACGAATTGATACAGGGCATTCTGACGGGCCACGGCGGCGCCACCACCTTCCACGCGGAGGACATGGTGGAGGCCTTCATGAGGATGACAGGAGAGGCCATGGGGGTCTCGCCGGAACACATATCTGCCTTCAGCGTCGTCGCGGTAGTCAAAAAGTTCGATTGGGGCAGGCGCGTCACCTCGCTGACTGAGGTGGTCTGGCTGAGGGCCTACCCCTATCCCGCCCTCAATAGGATAAAGATAAAGGAGGAGGAATTCGGCCTCGTGGAGGTCGGCATCTACGACCGCAATAAAGACCTCTTCACGGTGGATCTGAAGAGGTCCTTCTGGTTGCAGAGACTCGGCGGCTACGAGGAGGTCATGACGCGCGCCGAGTTGCTACAGGCGCTGGCCGATAAGGGCGTCCTTGACGCGGAGGCTGTAGCCGAGGCCGTAAGGCAGTACTATAGGCTCAAGAAGAAGGCGTGA
- a CDS encoding 6-hydroxymethylpterin diphosphokinase MptE-like protein has protein sequence MWLVDPLEWQYIMTLVRSLLPELSFHRDGEAALAASRLGGLPIGVLASFNWSRPVIYMPPFERLVEGTVVVAVEGYTARRLMEHGVKPDVVVTDLDYEPEHVSLGSIAVVHAHGDNIDRLPLAPPRRIFTVQVPPPPGTYNVGGFTDGDRAAYLAYALGAQALVISGFRPDLPIKRYDSVKIRKLALAETLLRRLSRRLDIKFI, from the coding sequence ATGTGGTTGGTGGATCCCTTGGAGTGGCAATACATAATGACGTTGGTGCGTTCGTTGTTGCCAGAACTCTCGTTCCATAGGGACGGCGAGGCCGCCCTCGCGGCCTCTAGGCTCGGCGGCCTCCCTATCGGCGTGCTGGCCTCTTTCAACTGGTCCAGGCCGGTGATATACATGCCTCCCTTCGAGCGGCTGGTTGAGGGCACTGTGGTGGTGGCGGTCGAAGGTTATACAGCCAGGCGGCTTATGGAGCATGGCGTGAAGCCCGACGTGGTTGTGACCGACTTAGACTACGAGCCGGAGCATGTAAGCCTGGGCTCCATCGCCGTGGTGCACGCCCATGGCGATAACATCGACAGACTGCCCCTCGCCCCGCCGAGGCGCATCTTCACGGTCCAAGTCCCGCCTCCCCCGGGCACGTACAACGTGGGGGGCTTCACGGACGGCGACAGGGCGGCCTATCTGGCCTACGCCCTCGGCGCCCAGGCGCTTGTAATTAGCGGCTTCCGCCCCGATTTGCCCATAAAGCGCTACGACTCGGTGAAGATAAGGAAGTTAGCTCTAGCCGAGACGTTGTTGCGCCGCCTCTCTAGGAGACTCGACATTAAGTTCATCTGA
- the hisI gene encoding phosphoribosyl-AMP cyclohydrolase: MQNEPAPRPLATPEEAYRVARSLNYRQRDGTVVAVVQDVETGDVLMVAHMDFTAVVLTLTTGLAHYWSTSRRKLWLKGETSGHYQYVVEFRTDCDGDAVLLKVVQIGAACHTGSRSCFESKYSALFPSTFKLGADVFKRETLGGEEDSHMIQ, encoded by the coding sequence GTGCAGAACGAGCCCGCTCCGAGACCTCTCGCCACGCCCGAAGAGGCCTATAGGGTCGCTAGATCCCTTAACTACCGCCAGAGAGACGGCACTGTCGTGGCTGTTGTGCAAGACGTGGAGACTGGCGACGTGTTAATGGTAGCCCATATGGACTTCACAGCCGTCGTGCTCACATTGACTACAGGTCTGGCACACTATTGGTCTACCAGCAGGAGGAAGTTGTGGCTGAAGGGCGAGACCTCCGGGCACTATCAGTACGTCGTGGAGTTCAGGACCGACTGCGACGGCGATGCGGTCTTGCTTAAGGTGGTCCAGATAGGCGCCGCCTGCCACACGGGTTCCCGTTCCTGCTTCGAGTCGAAATACTCAGCGCTATTTCCTTCTACGTTTAAGCTCGGCGCAGACGTCTTCAAGAGAGAGACCCTGGGCGGCGAGGAGGACAGCCACATGATACAATAG
- the hisG gene encoding ATP phosphoribosyltransferase codes for MAACRTVPILLAVPNKGRLMEPTIKLLELAGISLLASDERSIILPTSWPDLNIIRLRPEDIPQIVAAGNVAAGITGHDYVVESGADVAELLDLKIGRGSIVVAAAKGKWRSVEEMPDGIRVATKYINIASAYFERKGKRVKIVKVSGSVEVMPMLGVADVIVDVMATGTTLALHGLEPIEKVLDTSARLVVSREHSDDYVVKKLVTYIKGYLDAQGKRMVFLNVPADKIADVVSVLPAMESPSIARLARGDMYEVFSVIDEDQLPDLIMKLKSAGAKDVTIVQLDKLIK; via the coding sequence ATGGCGGCATGCCGGACAGTCCCCATATTGCTGGCGGTCCCCAATAAGGGTCGCCTAATGGAGCCCACGATCAAACTGTTAGAGCTCGCCGGCATAAGCCTCCTCGCGTCCGACGAGAGGTCAATAATACTCCCCACCTCCTGGCCCGACCTAAACATCATAAGGCTCAGGCCTGAAGACATACCGCAGATAGTAGCGGCCGGCAACGTGGCGGCGGGAATTACGGGGCACGACTACGTGGTGGAGTCGGGCGCCGACGTGGCGGAGCTACTCGACTTGAAGATAGGGAGGGGCTCGATCGTCGTGGCGGCCGCTAAGGGCAAATGGCGCTCTGTGGAGGAGATGCCGGACGGCATCAGGGTAGCCACTAAATACATCAATATAGCCTCCGCCTATTTCGAGAGGAAGGGCAAGAGGGTAAAAATAGTCAAGGTCTCCGGCTCTGTCGAGGTTATGCCCATGTTGGGGGTAGCCGACGTCATAGTCGACGTGATGGCCACCGGCACTACGCTCGCCTTACACGGCCTCGAGCCTATCGAGAAGGTGTTGGATACGTCGGCCCGCTTGGTGGTCAGCAGAGAGCACTCGGACGACTATGTGGTAAAAAAACTAGTGACGTACATAAAGGGCTATCTAGACGCCCAAGGCAAGCGCATGGTCTTTCTGAACGTTCCAGCTGATAAGATCGCAGACGTCGTCTCGGTGTTGCCCGCCATGGAGTCGCCCAGCATAGCCCGTCTGGCAAGAGGCGATATGTACGAAGTGTTTTCGGTCATTGACGAGGACCAGCTGCCCGACCTCATAATGAAGCTCAAATCGGCCGGCGCTAAAGACGTAACCATAGTACAGCTCGACAAGCTCATAAAATGA
- the hisE gene encoding phosphoribosyl-ATP diphosphatase — protein MTCEILAELEEVIRARIASRDPNSYTYTIYSKGVHYIARKVGEEAIELVVASLAEGRQRVVEEAADLLYHVAVLLAAQGLSLEDVCAELKRRRK, from the coding sequence ATGACTTGCGAGATCTTGGCCGAGCTTGAAGAAGTGATTAGGGCTAGGATAGCCTCCAGAGACCCCAACAGTTATACATACACTATATACAGTAAGGGAGTCCATTATATAGCTAGGAAGGTCGGCGAGGAGGCAATAGAGCTTGTTGTCGCCTCTCTGGCCGAGGGGAGGCAGAGGGTCGTAGAGGAGGCGGCCGACCTATTGTATCATGTGGCTGTCCTCCTCGCCGCCCAGGGTCTCTCTCTTGAAGACGTCTGCGCCGAGCTTAAACGTAGAAGGAAATAG
- a CDS encoding acid phosphatase, whose product MALGAISFDIDGVLVDATRRLGACLNGSEVDWNCFLDCKKLALDAPKSRNIELARLLSERGYVVVIVTGRPEYMRECTEKQLGLYGVPHRGLYMRPVGDRRRDHLYKAEAISALAGRLGLWAHFDDNIETVRALRALGIDAVLAY is encoded by the coding sequence ATGGCGCTCGGCGCGATTTCCTTCGATATAGATGGAGTCCTCGTGGACGCCACGAGGAGGCTGGGCGCGTGCCTAAACGGCTCCGAAGTCGATTGGAACTGCTTTCTGGACTGCAAGAAGCTGGCCTTAGATGCGCCTAAAAGCCGCAATATAGAACTGGCACGTCTATTGAGCGAGAGGGGATACGTGGTGGTCATCGTGACGGGCAGGCCCGAATATATGAGGGAGTGCACGGAGAAGCAGTTGGGGCTGTACGGCGTGCCCCATCGCGGGCTCTATATGAGGCCTGTGGGAGATAGGAGGCGGGACCACCTCTATAAGGCCGAGGCGATATCAGCCCTGGCCGGAAGGTTAGGCCTCTGGGCCCATTTCGACGACAACATAGAGACTGTCAGAGCCTTGAGGGCGTTGGGAATAGATGCCGTATTGGCCTATTGA
- a CDS encoding type II secretion system F family protein → MNIYDFFMRGIERTDLDPLSFRQTVRLALLGGAAMVALGAFFTLMRAFPLGPLFLGLGVFLIFVPKVIINVRATSIRELLNMEIPFLTVLVQMTFATKAPLDLAIQRMMRYKELPGIRTLATTAWNNTRMLGMEPMDALKRAVEKLAPQKLIYRFNSLYTALRVGEDIIAKLSLYMDMDMVEFSTGMQRRMDSLVSAISATIVGLAMLSVTAIVIGRGNAAIFVLMGGLLPAVMGAVMGMIINVPLLKMDFRIWPLIFAIISGVVLIVLGFFLNFGIYTPLAAAAVSALGYFATREKINARSFERGFMDFSYVVLDELKRSPSIVRAMENAVMYGNFGDFTPRAASTLNAIKSGITELEEVVVRGMQPIMAIVARIFFDIHRLGTLPRSTVDQLQNFVAKLFDYREQLSKALGIVRLLAVLGAAMVAFVNTSMIIMSQAMAGISGGGPAPMAGLGGGGIEMNFLYLAFGMLAIGYYFLFAKVSFSTRGGLIYLSVFYLAMFFVIIATTNIFKPTSGNPSSLGIP, encoded by the coding sequence GTGAACATTTACGACTTCTTCATGAGGGGTATCGAGAGGACTGACCTAGACCCGTTGAGCTTCCGCCAGACCGTAAGGCTGGCGCTGTTGGGGGGAGCCGCCATGGTCGCCTTGGGGGCCTTCTTCACGTTGATGCGCGCATTCCCTCTGGGGCCCTTGTTCTTAGGTCTCGGCGTCTTTCTGATATTCGTCCCCAAAGTTATAATAAACGTACGCGCCACGTCGATAAGGGAGTTGCTCAATATGGAGATACCCTTCTTGACGGTCTTGGTGCAGATGACATTCGCCACTAAGGCTCCGTTGGATCTAGCCATACAGCGCATGATGAGGTATAAAGAGCTGCCCGGCATAAGGACTCTCGCGACTACCGCTTGGAACAACACGAGGATGCTGGGGATGGAGCCGATGGACGCCCTCAAGCGCGCCGTGGAGAAGCTGGCCCCGCAGAAGTTGATATACCGCTTTAATTCCCTCTATACGGCGTTGAGGGTGGGCGAGGACATAATCGCGAAGCTCTCGCTCTATATGGACATGGATATGGTGGAATTCTCGACGGGAATGCAGAGGCGTATGGACTCGTTGGTGTCCGCGATATCGGCCACCATAGTGGGTCTGGCCATGCTGTCGGTCACGGCGATAGTTATAGGCAGAGGCAACGCCGCTATTTTCGTGCTCATGGGAGGTCTGCTCCCCGCCGTTATGGGTGCCGTTATGGGCATGATAATAAATGTGCCCCTACTCAAGATGGACTTCAGGATCTGGCCTCTGATATTCGCCATAATTTCAGGCGTCGTTCTGATAGTCTTGGGCTTCTTCCTGAACTTCGGTATATACACGCCTCTGGCGGCCGCCGCGGTGTCCGCTCTGGGGTACTTCGCGACTAGGGAGAAGATAAACGCGCGTTCCTTCGAGAGGGGCTTCATGGATTTCTCCTACGTCGTCCTGGACGAGTTGAAGAGGTCGCCGTCGATAGTTAGGGCCATGGAGAACGCCGTCATGTACGGCAATTTCGGCGACTTTACGCCTAGGGCCGCCTCTACGCTCAACGCGATTAAGTCCGGCATAACCGAACTGGAGGAGGTCGTCGTGAGGGGGATGCAGCCCATCATGGCGATAGTGGCCAGGATATTTTTCGACATACATAGACTGGGCACGCTTCCCCGCTCCACAGTGGACCAGCTACAGAACTTCGTGGCGAAGCTCTTCGACTATAGGGAGCAGTTGAGCAAGGCGTTGGGCATAGTGAGGCTCCTCGCAGTGCTCGGCGCGGCCATGGTCGCCTTCGTCAACACGTCGATGATAATAATGAGCCAGGCCATGGCCGGCATTTCGGGCGGGGGACCTGCCCCCATGGCGGGCCTCGGGGGAGGGGGCATAGAGATGAACTTCCTCTATCTGGCCTTCGGCATGTTGGCCATAGGCTACTACTTCCTCTTCGCGAAGGTCAGCTTCTCCACGAGAGGAGGGCTTATATACCTTTCCGTGTTCTATCTGGCCATGTTCTTTGTGATTATAGCGACTACAAATATCTTTAAGCCGACAAGCGGCAATCCCTCCTCCTTAGGGATACCATGA
- a CDS encoding secretion system protein — MSSTDLFLALLIALITAVGGRLIRDIEALAIFVGLSATAAFLLAFLLSAPGAVLGLVGLSVAAIKIVRSPQVRKLGTRIRTYRSRERLKELEEATVSLSRVHIVDVVPAGSRRAIHPKVVELLELADRAASLGYHVEEPPWLKDARLYRRLLGSEFVAAETTVVGDTEVIPLTQ; from the coding sequence ATGAGCTCGACGGACTTATTTCTAGCCTTACTAATAGCCCTAATTACAGCCGTGGGCGGCCGGCTGATTAGAGACATAGAGGCGTTGGCGATATTCGTCGGCCTTTCGGCTACCGCCGCGTTCTTGTTGGCGTTCCTATTGAGCGCGCCAGGCGCCGTGTTAGGCCTCGTGGGGCTTTCTGTCGCCGCTATTAAGATCGTAAGATCTCCTCAAGTCAGGAAGTTAGGGACAAGAATTAGGACATATAGGTCTAGAGAGAGGCTTAAGGAGCTTGAGGAGGCCACCGTCTCTCTATCTCGTGTTCATATAGTGGACGTAGTCCCCGCGGGGTCGAGGAGAGCCATACACCCTAAGGTCGTAGAGCTGTTGGAGCTGGCCGATAGGGCCGCTTCGTTGGGGTACCACGTCGAGGAGCCGCCGTGGTTGAAGGACGCAAGGCTCTATAGGAGACTGCTCGGCTCCGAGTTCGTGGCGGCTGAGACGACCGTGGTGGGCGATACCGAGGTGATACCGTTGACTCAATAG
- the hisH gene encoding imidazole glycerol phosphate synthase subunit HisH, which produces MRVAILDYTVGNIGSLISAFRRLGAEAYTSRGESLEEADALVLPGVGTFSVASKLAAAAKRYVGSKPILGICLGMQLMFQSSEEGEGEGLSWFPGRVVRINAERIPHIGWERTRPTGSCGLVEDAYYYYLHSYGVRAVGAPYEAAYIELKERYVAAVCDEERGIYGVQFHPERSGRRGLEVIRRFLGLAKV; this is translated from the coding sequence ATGAGGGTGGCCATACTGGACTACACGGTGGGCAATATAGGAAGTCTCATATCCGCGTTTAGGAGGCTGGGAGCGGAGGCGTATACCTCTAGGGGCGAGAGCCTTGAGGAGGCCGACGCCCTGGTCCTGCCCGGAGTTGGCACCTTCTCTGTGGCCAGCAAGCTCGCGGCGGCCGCTAAGAGATATGTCGGCTCTAAGCCCATTTTGGGCATTTGCCTCGGTATGCAACTGATGTTTCAATCTAGCGAAGAGGGGGAGGGCGAGGGCCTCTCTTGGTTTCCAGGCCGCGTAGTGAGGATAAACGCCGAGAGGATTCCCCATATAGGTTGGGAACGCACGAGGCCGACTGGGTCGTGTGGCCTCGTGGAGGACGCCTATTACTACTACCTACACAGCTACGGCGTGAGGGCCGTGGGGGCGCCTTACGAGGCGGCCTATATAGAGTTAAAAGAGCGATATGTGGCGGCCGTCTGCGACGAGGAGAGGGGTATCTACGGAGTTCAGTTCCATCCCGAGAGGAGCGGCAGGAGGGGCCTTGAAGTGATCCGGCGGTTCCTTGGCCTAGCTAAAGTCTAG
- a CDS encoding histidinol-phosphate transaminase has protein sequence MFKELPRFYEEPDVGYKVHRLHFNENLFLPEGYYAELAAALEPWEIRYYTQPNNAALASKIEGHMGLPKGSVVITAGADDGLRISIQLLHYADRKRLVVLEPTYSMAKILAEQLGLEYLPVPYRGDLGLDVDEVAKAARGGGVYVCSPNNPTGHLVKELEDLASRLDGLLIYDAAYAEFAGYWRPELYEYGNVAEVRTFSKAWGLAGLRVGYVVAKPELASALKALAYPHPISSYSAKVVERALELEGHVRRSVDAMRAVRNEVAGKIRLEKYVGEANFVTLLLKDAESIANRLYGRGFAVRALGGKPLCESCLRFTVAPMDIMEEFLRALGEILGERLI, from the coding sequence ATGTTCAAGGAGCTCCCCCGATTCTACGAGGAGCCCGATGTGGGGTATAAGGTGCACCGCCTACACTTCAACGAGAACCTCTTCCTGCCTGAGGGCTACTACGCCGAGCTGGCGGCGGCGCTAGAGCCTTGGGAGATCCGATACTATACCCAGCCCAACAACGCGGCGCTGGCCTCCAAGATAGAAGGCCATATGGGTCTGCCCAAAGGCTCGGTCGTCATAACCGCCGGAGCCGACGACGGCCTCCGCATATCGATACAGTTATTGCACTACGCCGATAGGAAGAGGCTGGTGGTGTTGGAGCCGACGTACAGTATGGCCAAGATACTCGCCGAGCAGTTGGGCCTCGAATACTTGCCGGTGCCCTATAGGGGCGATTTGGGGCTCGACGTGGACGAGGTGGCGAAGGCGGCTAGAGGAGGCGGCGTCTACGTCTGTTCGCCCAATAACCCCACAGGCCACCTCGTAAAGGAGTTGGAGGACCTCGCCTCGCGGCTCGATGGCCTGCTCATATACGACGCGGCTTACGCCGAGTTTGCCGGATACTGGAGGCCGGAGCTATACGAATACGGGAACGTGGCCGAGGTGAGGACGTTCTCCAAGGCCTGGGGCCTCGCAGGGCTTAGAGTCGGCTATGTGGTGGCGAAGCCGGAGCTGGCCTCTGCGCTCAAGGCCCTCGCCTATCCTCACCCCATAAGTAGCTATTCGGCCAAGGTCGTCGAGAGGGCTCTGGAGCTGGAGGGCCATGTAAGGCGGTCTGTAGACGCCATGAGGGCCGTAAGGAACGAGGTGGCCGGCAAGATAAGGCTCGAGAAGTATGTAGGCGAGGCTAATTTCGTCACGTTGTTGTTGAAAGACGCCGAGTCTATAGCGAATAGGCTCTACGGCAGAGGCTTCGCCGTAAGGGCGCTCGGCGGGAAGCCTCTCTGCGAGTCCTGCCTACGCTTCACCGTAGCGCCCATGGATATAATGGAGGAGTTCTTGAGGGCTCTCGGCGAAATCCTCGGCGAAAGGCTTATATAG